One window of the Diospyros lotus cultivar Yz01 chromosome 12, ASM1463336v1, whole genome shotgun sequence genome contains the following:
- the LOC127813930 gene encoding zinc finger CCCH domain-containing protein 63-like, with protein MATVAARVSERTQGSGFHRRQCRGGAANVICAFWLEGRCSRHPCKFLHAESESVAPPRPKQFQAPKSRTWKRTPDNSSTVKNSSALSSGEDGPKHINGTETVQDKVCQHWLSGKCVRGEDCKYLHSWSCGNGFSMFTKLEGHRKAVKGIALPSGSYKLYTGCKDKTIRVWDCNTGQCVQVVDLPGEVGSLISEGPWVFVGLEDAVKVWNTQTGNELTLLGPVGLVRALATTDDMLFAATQDGTILAWKFRSENEPPELIASLKGHNVISLAIGANKIYSGSMDNTIRVWDLNTLLCVQTLQGHTGAVMSVLCWDKYLLSCSLDESIKAWGSTEAGDIEMIYTHEEEHGVLGLCGLNDAEAKPILLCSCHDNYVRSYDLPTFTERGKLFAKREVRAIQIGPAGTGLFFTGDATGQITVWKMDADLKKETSSSS; from the exons ATGGCTACCGTAGCGGCAAGAGTTTCAGAGAGGACGCAGGGGTCGGGTTTTCATCGGCGGCAATGCAGAGGAGGAGCAGCGAACGTTATTTGTGCCTTTTGGCTTGAGGGGAGGTGCAGTCGACACCCATGTAAGTTCTTGCACGCAGAATCAGAATCAGTGGCTCCACCGCGGCCTAAACAATTCCAAGCTCCCAAGTCAAGAACCTGGAAGAGGACTCCCGACAACAGCAGTACTGTCAAGAATTCGTCCGCGTTGTCTAGTGGAGAGGATGGACCTAAACATATTAATGGTACTGAAACAGTTCAGGACAAAGTTTGCCAACATTGGCTTTCTGGAAAGTGCGTGCGTGGTGAGGACTGCAAATACTTGCACTCGTGGTCCTGTGGCAATGGGTTTTCAATGTTCACGAAGCTAGAAGGGCACAGGAAG GCTGTTAAAGGGATTGCACTTCCTTCTGGCTCCTACAAACTTTACACGGGTTGTAAGGACAAAACCATACGAGTATGGGACTGCAATACTGGTCAG TGTGTTCAAGTGGTTGATCTTCCAGGTGAAGTTGGGTCGCTGATCAGTGAGGGTCCATGGGTATTTGTGGGCCTGGAAGATGCTGTTAAG GTGTGGAACACACAGACAGGCAATGAACTGACCCTCCTCGGACCAGTTGGACTAGTTCGTGCTTTGGCCACCACGGATGATATGCTTTTCGCTGCGACACAG GATGGCACCATATTGGCCTGGAAATTTAGGTCCGAAAATGAACCCCCTGAATTAATCGCATCACTGAAGGGTCATAATG TTATTTCTCTTGCTATTGGAGCAAACAAGATCTACTCTGGTTCGATGGACAACACAATAAGA GTGTGGGACCTGAATACCTTGCTCTGTGTCCAAACACTACAAGGACATACAGGTGCCGTTATGTCTGTTCTCTGCTGGGACAAGTATTTGTTGTCCTGTTCATTGGATGAAAGCATAAag GCTTGGGGTTCCACCGAAGCTGGGGACATAGAGATGATCTACACGCATGAAGAAGAACAT GGTGTTCTTGGCCTTTGTGGACTTAATGATGCTGAGGCCAAACCTATTCTGCTCTGCTCATGCCACGACAACTACGTCCGCTCGTATGACTTGCCAAC GTTCACTGAAAGGGGCAAGCTGTTTGCAAAACGAGAAGTCCGGGCAATTCAGATTGGCCCAGCAGGCACAGGCCTGTTCTTCACCGGGGATGCAACGGGCCAAATAACAGTGTGGAAAATGGATGCAGACTTGAAGAAGGAGACGTCGTCTTCATCATGA